In Halomicrobium zhouii, the sequence ACGGCGCGGTCTGCTGGTTCGCCGTGTTGATCAGGAGGTTCGGGATCATCGCGTCGTTGCCACGGGAGCCGTAGCGGAACGCGAGGTAGATGACACCGGCCGCGAGGATGCCCAGCAGGATCTGCTGGACGATGATCAGCGCGTAGCCGATGACGATGGCGATGATGATCCACATCAGGAAGGTCCGCATCTGGTTGCGCTTGCGGGCCTCCTCCTTGTGGGCGTCGACGATCTGTTCGCCCTTGCCCGCGGGGACGGTGCGGACCTTCGGCTCGTTGCCGTCGTCGGGGTTGTGGTAGACGAGAACGTCCTGCAGTTCTTCTTTCGGCAGCAACTGGCTCATCGCTTTGGCCAGCATCGACTTGCCCGTCCCGGGCGAGCCGATCATCATGACGTGCCGGCGTTGCTTGGCGGCCTTTTTGATGACGTCACGGGCGTGGTCCTGCCCGATGACCTGGTCGACGAGGCGGTCCGGGACCTCGATGTCTTCGGTGGACTCGACCTCGAGTCCACCGAGGACGCCGGCCTCCTCGGCCTCGTCGAACGTCGCTTCGCCCTCGAGTTCGACTTCGCTCCCCAGGTCGGGCTGGTCACCCGACTCGGGGGCGTCGTCGGCCTCGTCGACGAAGCCGTCGTCCGCCGTCTCCCGGTCCTCCTCGGCCGGGACGACGACGTCGCTACCGGACTCCTCGTCCGGTGTGGGCTCGGTCACCTCCCGCTCGGAGTCGGGAGTGTCGTCAGTGTCTCTATTGTCGCTCATAGAACGGTTGCTAACATCGGATCGGAAGGACTGTCCACTGATATACTTTCTCCCCTCGCGCCGCTCCGAATGGGGTGCATAACCGCCGTACTCCGGCCCAACGACCGTCTCGGTGGGCGCCTGCCGAAACACTCGTCGCCTTTTTTAGACGCGGCGCCGGAGAGGGAGTATGCGCGGGTTCTACATCGGACGCTTCCAGCCCTACCACAACGGCCATCACACGATGGTCTCGACCATCGCCGAGGAGGTGGACGAGCTCGTCCTCGGCATCGGGAGTGCGGGCGACTCTCACTCCGCCCACGACCCCTTCACCGCGGGTGAGCGCATCATGATGATCACCAAGGCCGTCCGCGAGTACGAGCGCGAGGACGACCTCGTGACCTACGTCGTCCCCATCGAGGACCTCAACCGCAACTCCGTCTGGGTGAGCCACGTCCAGAGCATGAGTCCGAGCTTCGACGTCGCCTACTCGAACAACCCCCTGGTCGTCCAGCTGTTCGAGGAGGCCGGTATCGAAGTCCGCCAGTCGAGCATGTTCGAGCGCGACCGCCTGGAGGGCAGCGACATCCGCCAGCGGATGATCGACGGCGAGACCTGGCGCGACCGGGTCCCCGACGCCGTCGTCGAGACTATCGAGGAGATAAACGGCATCCAGCGCCTCCGCACCGTCGCGGAAGACGACGTCGTCGAGCGCTGGGAGGCCAAGAACGGCTCGGGCGGGGAGAGCGTCCACCGCGACGACCACTGAGCGATGATCACGCTCAGCTCCGACTTCGGGTCGCCGTATCCTGCAGCGATGAAGGGCGTCGTGCTCCAGCAGTCCGACGCCCGCCTCGTCGACGTGGCCCACGACTTCCCCCGGCAGGACGTCCGCGCGACCGCGTTCTGGCTCCGCGAGGTCCTCCCGCACTTTCCGCCCGCGGTCCACCTCGTCGTCGTCGACCCAGGCGTCGGCACCGACCGGGCGGCCGTCGTCGTCCGCGCCGGCGACCACGCCCTCGTCGGGCCGGACAACGGCGTGCTCCTCCCGGCAGCGCGGGCACTCGCAGCCGGCGCCGATAGCGGCGGTGACGACGGCGACGCGGCCGACCTCGACGCGGCCGACGTCGAAATCTTCCAGATCGCCGTCGACGACCCCCAGAGCAGCACGTTCCACGGCCGCGACGTGTTCGCCCCGGCCGCAGCTACCGTCCACGAGGCGGGCGTCGACCACTTCCACGAGGACGACGGCTTCGCCCCCGCCGACTCTTTCGAGGACCTGCAGTTCCCGACGGCGACCGTGAGCGACCTGGGCGCCAGCGGCGAGGCGCTGGTCGTCGACGGCTTCGGCAACGTCGTCACCAACGTCCCGGGCGACGCCGTCGCCGGCCGGTTCGGCGAGCAGGTCCGGATCAACGGCGAGCCGGCGCCGGTCCGCAGGACGTACGCTCACGTGGACCCGGGCGACCGGCTCGTCACCGTCGGGAGCCACGGCAACGTGGAACTCGCGGTCAACCGCGGACGGGGCGACGAGGCGTTCCGCGTCGACCCGGGCTCGCGCGTAGAACTCGAGTACTGAGGAGGAGGAGGGAGAGGCGTCTACTGCAGGTCTACGGCGTCGAGGCTGTACGTCGCGACCTCTCGGGGCTGTTCGTCGAGCAGTTCCGCGGCGCGCGAGGCCGTCCGGAACGTCTCGCTTCCCGCGTAGGGCATCGCGTACGCGGCGTCGACGTCGGTCCCGGCGTCGTGGGATCCGGACAGCGAGAGGCCGTCGTCGAGGAACCTGTCGCGCCGGAGCCCGTAGCACAGCGCGACCGGGTCGGTTCCGACCGCCGTGGCGCTCACGTCCGCCGGTGATTTCGGCGTCCCCGTCCCGTCCTCGATTCCCGGGAGGCTCCCTCCCTCGGAGAGTCCCGTGCCGTGGAGCCAGAGGTCG encodes:
- a CDS encoding nicotinamide-nucleotide adenylyltransferase; the encoded protein is MRGFYIGRFQPYHNGHHTMVSTIAEEVDELVLGIGSAGDSHSAHDPFTAGERIMMITKAVREYEREDDLVTYVVPIEDLNRNSVWVSHVQSMSPSFDVAYSNNPLVVQLFEEAGIEVRQSSMFERDRLEGSDIRQRMIDGETWRDRVPDAVVETIEEINGIQRLRTVAEDDVVERWEAKNGSGGESVHRDDH
- a CDS encoding SAM hydrolase/SAM-dependent halogenase family protein; amino-acid sequence: MITLSSDFGSPYPAAMKGVVLQQSDARLVDVAHDFPRQDVRATAFWLREVLPHFPPAVHLVVVDPGVGTDRAAVVVRAGDHALVGPDNGVLLPAARALAAGADSGGDDGDAADLDAADVEIFQIAVDDPQSSTFHGRDVFAPAAATVHEAGVDHFHEDDGFAPADSFEDLQFPTATVSDLGASGEALVVDGFGNVVTNVPGDAVAGRFGEQVRINGEPAPVRRTYAHVDPGDRLVTVGSHGNVELAVNRGRGDEAFRVDPGSRVELEY